The Desulfovibrio aminophilus genomic sequence TCTTGCCCACGCCGCCCTTGCCGGACATGACCACGAACTTGTGCTTGATGCGGGACAGGACCTTCTTGAGCTTCACGTCCTCGGGCTTCTGGCCGCAGGAATCGGGCGAACAGCCCGAGCCGGCCGAGGGACAGCTCTTGCAGGAATCGCTCATGTGGTGCTCCTTGAAAAGAAATGGGCCGGTGTGACCGGCCCTTTCTGATAACGCCTTGTGGCGAAATGTCAAATTCCCGGGGCCGCCACGGCGGTGAGGCCGAGCAGGCCGAGCACTTCGAAGATGAGCCAGGCCATGATGGCCGAGCAGGGCAGGGTCAGGATCCAGGCCACGACCATGTTTCCGGCGATGCCCCAGCGCACGGCCGAGAGGCGCTTGGACGAGCCCACGCCGAGCACGGCGGTGGAGATGGTGTGGGTCGTGCTGATGGGCGCGCCGATGAGCGAGGCACCGGTGATGACCATGGCCGCCGAGGTTTCGGCAGCGAAGCCGTGCACGGCCTCCAGCTTGAATATCTTGTGGCCCATGGTCTTGACGATCTTCCAGCCGCCCATTGCCGTGCCCATGGCCATGGCCATGGCGCAGGCCAGCTTGACCCAGAACGGCACGGTCAGGTCGGGAATCTCGTGGCCCACGAACAGGGCCAGGGTGATGATGCCCATGGTCTTCTGGGCGTCGTTCATGCCGTGGCTGGTGGCCATCAGGGCAGAGGAGGCGATCTGGAGCCTTCGGAAGGAGTGGTTCACCCCTCGCGGGGTGGCGTTGTGGAAGGCCCAGGAGAGCCCGAGCATGAGCGCGTACCCGGCCAGGAAGCCCGCCAGGGGCGAGAGCACGAGGGGCAGGAGGATTTTTTCGATGATGGACAGGTAGTGCAGGGTGCCGAAGCCCCGGTAGGCCACGGCCGCGCCCATGAGCCCGCCGATGAGGGCGTGGGAGGACGAGGAGGGCAGGCCCAGGTACCAGGTGAGCAGGTTCCAGAGGATGGCCCCGCCCAGGGCTGCCAAGGTCAGGGCCTGGCAGCCCCGGACCATGTCCGGGTGCACGATGCCCGAGCCGATGGTGTGGGCCACCTTGGTGCCGATGAAGGCTCCGGCCAGGTTGAGCGCGGCGGCCATGAACACCGCGGTCCTCGGCGAGAGAACCTTGGTGGAGACGATGGTGGCGATGGCGTTGGCCGAGTCGTGCGCGCCGTTGGTGAAGTCGAAGACCAGGGCCACGATCACGACGCCGATGAGCAGAACGAGAGGATCAGGCATTCTTGAGCACGATTCCTTCGATGGTTTTGGCCAGGCCCCAGCTGCGGCCCACGGCCTTGTCGATGCG encodes the following:
- a CDS encoding inorganic phosphate transporter — protein: MPDPLVLLIGVVIVALVFDFTNGAHDSANAIATIVSTKVLSPRTAVFMAAALNLAGAFIGTKVAHTIGSGIVHPDMVRGCQALTLAALGGAILWNLLTWYLGLPSSSSHALIGGLMGAAVAYRGFGTLHYLSIIEKILLPLVLSPLAGFLAGYALMLGLSWAFHNATPRGVNHSFRRLQIASSALMATSHGMNDAQKTMGIITLALFVGHEIPDLTVPFWVKLACAMAMAMGTAMGGWKIVKTMGHKIFKLEAVHGFAAETSAAMVITGASLIGAPISTTHTISTAVLGVGSSKRLSAVRWGIAGNMVVAWILTLPCSAIMAWLIFEVLGLLGLTAVAAPGI